In Cervus elaphus chromosome 3, mCerEla1.1, whole genome shotgun sequence, the following proteins share a genomic window:
- the CTDSP2 gene encoding carboxy-terminal domain RNA polymerase II polypeptide A small phosphatase 2 has translation MEHGSIITQARREDALVLTKQGLVSKSSPKKPRGRNIFKALFCCFRAQHVGQSTSSTELSPYKEEANTIAKSDLLQCLQYQFYQIPGTCLLPEVTEEDQGRICVVIDLDETLVHSSFKPINNADFIVPVEIEGTTHQVYVLKRPYVDEFLRRMGELFECVLFTASLAKYADPVTDLLDRCGVFRARLFRESCVFHQGCYVKDLSRLGRDLRKTLILDNSPASYIFHPENAVPVQSWFDDMADTELLNLIPIFEELSGAEDVYTSLGQLRAP, from the exons GCCTGGTGTCCAAGTCCTCTCCTAAGAAGCCGCGTGGCCGTAACATCTTCAAGGCCCTTTTCTGCTGTTTTCGTGCCCAGCATGTTGGCCAGTCCACCTCCTCCACTGAACTCTCCCCCTACAAGGAGGAAGCCAACACCATTGCGAAG TCGGACCTGCTGCAGTGCCTCCAGTACCAGTTTTACCAG ATTCCAGGGACCTGCTTGCTCCCAGAGGTGACGGAGGAGGATCAGGGAAGAATCTGTGTGGTCATCGACTTGGATGAAACCCTCGTGCATAGTTCCTTTAAG CCAATCAACAACGCTGACTTCATAGTGCCTGTAGAGATCGAAGGGACCACTCACCAG GTGTACGTGCTCAAGAGGCCGTATGTGGACGAGTTCCTGAGGCGGATGGGGGAGCTCTTCGAATGTGTCCTCTTCACCGCCAGCCTGGCCAAG tATGCCGACCCCGTGACGGATCTGCTGGACCGGTGTGGGGTGTTCCGGGCCCGCCTGTTCCGTGAGTCCTGTGTGTTCCACCAGGGCTGCTACGTCAAGGACCTCAGCCGCCTGGGAAGGGACCTGCGGAAAACCCTCATTCTGGACAACTCGCCTGCTTCCTACATTTTCCACCCGGAGAATGCA gtgCCCGTGCAGTCCTGGTTTGACGACATGGCGGACACTGAGTTGCTTAACCTGATCCCGATCTTTGAGGAGCTGAGCGGAGCTGAGGACGTCTACACCAGCCTGGGGCAGCTGCGGGCCCCTTAG